Proteins encoded in a region of the Aythya fuligula isolate bAytFul2 chromosome 13, bAytFul2.pri, whole genome shotgun sequence genome:
- the LOC116494367 gene encoding rho GTPase-activating protein 20-like: MKPIVQRRRSTPSAITKALSKSKYHSRETTLSSSHSDNGLPSWMFSSPGSTFILDERVQLTVGLQTQERHLILFSDMLIIAKSKSSASLKLKKQVHLSEVWTGTCLSEVTEKKMSPENSFVIGWPIINYVVTFSSADVKEQWLSALLWHISEIKQNEYLKNLTLQIFVLDADSCSSTTAVNVSNVETAESVMKKTLLQIGLPGRTNDHHLWVISGKDEPAYPLIGHEHPFSIALNCLRDSVDQQQGTNNNTLLADGSEASFLEQLPKEKQCQFVLKPRLQVPLQLKRESLQKHTKRKKSLIDWALRRSTSTPTDSPPSQSPTTPRKLFGLSLSSVCPDGILPKPIMDMLLLLYHEGPSTRGIFRRSANAKTCKELKEKLNSGDDVQVDGESVFVAAAVITDFLRNIPDSVLSSDMHGLWMEAVDTENRAHKIEAIKSLVNQLPDANLILLRHLFGVLHHIEQNSGVNQMNAFNLALCIAPNMLWLPSPTGPEEESRSTKKVAMLVQFLIENSAEIFGGDIASLFQRSDKKESKNSEESVGIGLAQNDDSSDELEFSACDPERPKHCLVPETDAIFEQSSSLLLDEEQEDWDLFSEITACYQSKVQNNTSADSYDLLEEEGSFCSIGSIRSLSPARDRCSSEPSVCLSSQLPAQSHEPVARQSSCDATIMHSHTDCIHRLKQLQVESQKLIDEGLSPGGNKVRQNLWQSPQTSSRVKKSSLSNRSSFSSLSSTTTSPSASSLSSLDSAFSYCSESSAVSPTDGSSLPFMFGTSARLHAVSPKIAKRSPKEWHKSFTSPMPLHLCDVDSFNECEPKALDSSHFGGERKSSASVSRAAVGSPLTNTDWEKEERQLSSAGGSGPGLRSQDCAKELEQTPEPSTGSPTGDKFPPISQQQQREKAVKHIEIKSIDDCPPTQESLKRTKITFYMAPDKESCRASPVEEERSKTNTSSSNSPSSSNEQSLSKSLQTVRVHIPQTVFYGQNTPLVLQSTSRRHHHEPTILSLQAEHKESPQSFSTPSELESKRLEVVQAPVQSRGFNTFSHTIRIILPASIRNTVREYFKHNETKTCPMAEAEAVENELLRSKMEWLRSQPLAEVTTEECDAVAFAEETLV; encoded by the exons aTGAAGCCCATAGTCCAAAGAAGACGATCTACGCCTTCTGCCATTACTAAAGCTCTCAGCAAGTCAAAGTACCATTCCAG GGAAACTaccctctcctcttcccattCAGACAATGGGCTGCCAAGTTGGATGTTCAGCAGCCCAGGCTCCACTTTCATCCTGGATGAGCGAGTACAGCTAACTGTGGGCTTACAGACCCAGGAGAGACATTTGATCTTGTTCAGTGACATGCTGATCATCGCCAAGTCCAA GTCTTCTGCCAGCCTGAAGCTGAAAAAGCAGGTACATCTGAGTGAAGTGTGGACTGGCACCTGTCTCAGTGAagtgacagagaaaaagatgagTCCTGAGAATTCGTTTGTCATCGGCTGGCCTATCATCAACTATGTTGTCACCTTCAG CTCAGCTGACGTGAAGGAACAATGGCTGTCTGCATTACTATG GCATATCAGTGAGATAAAACAGAATGAATATCTGAAGAATCTAACCCTTCAAATCTTTGTGCTGGATGCTGATAGCTGTTCTTCT ACCACTGCAGTCAATGTGTCCAATGTGGAAACTGCAGAGAGTGTGATGAAGAAGACACTTCTACAGATTGGACTTCCT GGCAGGACAAATGACCATCATCTCTGGGTGATCTCAGGAAAAGATGAGCCTGCTTACCCTCTCATTG GGCACGAGCATCCTTTCAGCATTGCATTGAACTGTCTCCGAGATTCTGTTGACCAGCAACAAGGAACCAACAATAACACCCTGCTGGCTGATGGGTCAGAAGCCTCCTTCCTTGAGCAgcttccaaaagaaaaacagtgtcaGTTTGTCCTGAAACCCAGGCTCCAAGTTCCATTGCAGCTGAAGAGAG AGTCACTGCAGAAACACACCAAGAGGAAGAAGTCATTGATTGACTGGGCCCTGCGCCGTAGCACCAGCACACCCACAGACAGCCCTCCTTCACAGTCACCTACCACCCCACGGAAGCTCTTTGGCCTGTCTCTATCCTCTGTCTGTCCTGATGGGATCCTTCCCAAGCCAATCATG GATATGCTGCTCCTGCTGTACCATGAAGGTCCCTCCACTAGGGGCATTTTCAGACGTTCTGCCAATGCCAAGACTTGCAAGGAATTGAAAGAGAAGCTGAACTCTGGAGATGATGTCCAGGTGGACGGAGAGTCAGTCTTTGTGGCTGCAGCTGTCATCACG GATTTTCTCCGAAATATACCTGACAGTGTTCTATCCTCAGACATGCACGGACTGTGGATGGAAGCTGTGGATACAGAAAATCGGGCACATAAAATTGAAGCTATCAAAAG CCTAGTCAATCAGCTCCCAGACGCCAACCTCATCTTACTCAGACACCTCTTTGGAGTTCTTCATCACATTGAGCAGAATTCTGGTGTGAATCAGATGAATGCCTTTAACCTGGCTCTTTGTATAGCACCCAATATGCTGTGGCTACCTAGTCCCACTGGGCCTGAGGAGGAGAGCAGGTCTACAAAGAAG GTAGCTATGTTAGTGCAGTTTCTGATTGAAAACTCGGCAGAGATTTTTGGAGGTGACATTGCTTCCTTGTTTCAAAGATCAGACAAAAAGGAGTCCAAAAACTCTGAGGAATCTGTGG GCATAGGCTTGGCTCAGAATGATGATTCCTCCGATGAGCTGGAATTTTCTGCTTGTGACCCAGAAAGACCAAAGCATTGTCTGGTACCTGAAACAGATGCCATTTTTGAACAGTCTAGCAGCTTGTTACTCGATGAGGAGCAAGAAGACTGGGACTTGTTCAGTGAGATCACAGCCTGCTACCAAAGCAAAGTCCAGAATAACACCAGTGCGGATAGCTATGACCTCCTAGAAGAGGAGGGCTCTTTCTGCTCCATTGGCTCAATACGCTCACTCAGCCCAGCCAGGGACCGGTGCTCGTCAGAGCCCAGTGTCTGCCTTAGCTCCCAGCTTCCTGCTCAGAGCCATGAGCCCGTGGCTCGCCAGTCTAGCTGTGATGCAACCATCATGCACAGCCATACAGACTGCATCCACAGGCTCAAGCAACTACAGGTGGAGAGCCAGAAGTTGATTGATGAAGGCCTAAGCCCTGGGGGTAATAAGGTCAGGCAGAATTTGTGGCAGTCACCTCAGACCAGCTCTAGGGTGAAGAAATCCAGCCTGTCCAACAGGTCCAGCTTCTCTAGTCTGTCCTCCACCACCACATCTCCATCTGCCTCTTCACTTAGCTCCTTAGACAGTGCTTTCTCCTACTGCTCAGAGTCATCAGCTGTTAGTCCTACAGATGGCTCGTCCCTGCCATTCATGTTTGGCACATCTGCCAGACTTCATGCTGTGTCTCCCAAGATTGCCAAGAGATCTCCAAAGGAGTGGCACAAGTCTTTCACCTCTCCTATGCCTTTACATCTGTGTGACGTTGACAGTTTCAATGAGTGTGAACCCAAGGCTTTAGACAGCAGCCAttttgggggggagaggaaaagttCTGCATctgtcagcagagctgcagtgggaAGCCCACTAACCAACACTGACtgggaaaaagaggagagaCAGCTGAGTTCTGCAGGGGGCTCTGGTCCAGGGCTCAGAAGCCAGGATTGTGCCAAGGAGCTAGAACAAACTCCCGAGCCCTCAACTGGCAGCCCAACTGGTGATAAATTCCCACCGATCagccaacagcagcagagggagaaggCAGTGAAGCACATTGAAATCAAAAGCATTGATGACTGCCCTCCAACTCAGGAAAGCCTGAAGCGCACCAAGATAACCTTTTACATGGCCCCAGATAAAGAAAGCTGTCGGGCATCTCCAGTGGAAGAGGAGCGTTCCAAGAcaaacaccagcagcagcaactcACCCAGTAGCAGCAATGAGCAAAGCCTGTCTAAGAGCTTGCAGACTGTGAGAGTCCATATTCCCCAGACAGTTTTCTATGGGCAGAATACCCCCCTTGTCCTGCAGTCCACCTCCAGGCGACACCACCATGAACCAACAATCCTGTCCTTACAGGCAGAGCACAAAGAGAGTCCCCAGAGTTTCTCCACTCCCAGTGAGCTGGAGAGCAAGCGACTGGAAGTGGTGCAGGCACCAGTCCAGAGTAGGGGCTTCAACACATTCAGCCACACTATCCGTATCATCCTCCCTGCCTCCATTCGAAACACTGTCAGGGAATATTTCAAACACAATGAAACCAAGACCTGTCCCATGGCTGAGGCAGAAGCAGTGGAAAATGAACTTCTTCGGAGCAAGATGGAGTGGCTCAGGAGCCAGCCACTGGCAGAAGTGACCACGGAGGAGTGTGATGCAGTTGCATTTGCAGAAGAGACACTTGTCTAG
- the LOC116494506 gene encoding adrenodoxin-like translates to MIAQGILGFMRPLCSGLNVSKTRFVFLCGMTEQNCMPAKQVSRRGFSSTCNLQGAPRESSSADQVTVHFINRDGERLTTTAKEGESLLEVVVNQNLAIDGFGACEGTLACSTCHLIFEKDTFQKLDAISDEEMDMLDLAYGLTETSRLGCQVRIKKSMDGLTVQVPMEVSDIRRQLEVGKQSKQ, encoded by the exons ATGATAGCTCAAGGCATCTTGGGGTTCATGCGACCCCTGTGCAGTGGACTGAATGTGAGCAAAACTcgctttgtttttctctgtgggaTGACAGAACAGAATTGTATGCCAGCAAAGCAGGTGTCAAGAAGGGGTTTCAGCTCAACGTGCAATCTCCAGGGTGCCCCCAGAGAGTCAAG ctcTGCAGACCAGGTGACAGTGCATTTTATAAATCGGGATGGAGAGCGACTTACAACCACAGCCAAAGAAGGGGAGAGTTTGCTAGAAGTGGTAGTCAATCAAAACTTGGCCATTGATGGATTTG GTGCATGTGAAGGGACATTAGCCTGCTCCACCTGTCACCTCATCTTTGAGAAGGATACCTTTCAAAAGCTGGATGCCATCTCAGATGAAGAGATGGACATGCTGGACTTGGCATATGGACTCACTGAGAC atcTCGCCTTGGTTGCCAGGTGCGCATTAAGAAGTCGATGGATGGTCTGACAGTGCAGGTCCCCATGGAGGTATCAGACAtcaggaggcagctggaggtcggaaagcaaagcaaacagtaa